In a single window of the Bacillus rossius redtenbacheri isolate Brsri chromosome 8, Brsri_v3, whole genome shotgun sequence genome:
- the LOC134535130 gene encoding protein maelstrom homolog isoform X2, with protein sequence MPKKPVINAYALFVADQKKHGVRFQGDAYQYFGPAWQALPEHERAHFTELARDLKFKQRSELECKFTTSGQSYAEVERIRAERGEKLSQMNQTIQDTVAGLALENKLAQHPFYLMHVNYYCASDQGVYYPAEVGLVKFSLAGGVQDFYHKILNPGQFPTGSFRNAMEHSKETHNLPCPPDPKIAEADFNKIDKEIKEFLLGAEGLAQAVGAYRRSQRPIRLPPLYTYYSKEMLHFNKDSDVVVRSFMAHLPDGQREKYDVRVYELPKLLFELCNACAQQAGLDFGFPSIVAAQAELERDVFSHCVGIACPFHEDGDYASFCSLSWARRWAFTLADFCCKHLGIHPVPGLHCPIKAAPFQRIEAPQQEQFLNGRPQRVPVSVPTPAAPVAEVTKKRVPVAEPLKELRQPQVSCVDALASQFSDKLRTSGKPAGN encoded by the exons ATGCCGAAGAAGCCGGTGATAAACGCCTACGCCCTGTTCGTGGCCGACCAGAAGAAGCACGGGGTTCGCTTCCAAGGAGACGCCTACCAGTACTTCGGCCCCGCCTGGCAG GCGCTGCCGGAACACGAGCGCGCACACTTCACGGAGCTGGCGCGCGACCTCAAGTTCAAGCAGCGCTCGGAGCTGGAGTGCAAGTTCACCACGTCGGGGCAGAGCTACGCCGAGGTGGAGCGCATCCGGGCCGAGAGGGGCGAGAAGCTGTCGCAGATGAACCAGACCATCCAGGACACCGTCGCGGGACTCGCCCTGGAGAACA AGCTGGCGCAACACCCCTTCTACCTGATGCACGTCAACTACTACTGTGCCTCCGACCAGGGCGTGTACTACCCCGCCGAGGTGGGCCTGGTCAAGTTCAGCTTGGCCGGCGGCGTCCAGGACTTCTACCACAAGATCCTGAACCCAG gGCAGTTCCCCACCGGCTCGTTCCGGAACGCGATGGAGCACTCGAAGGAGACGCACAACCTGCCCTGCCCGCCTGACCCCAAGATAGCAGAGGCCGACTTCAACAAGATCGACAAAGAGATAAAAGAGTTTTTGTTG GGCGCGGAGGGCCTGGCCCAGGCGGTGGGAGCGTACCGGCGCAGCCAGCGCCCCATCCGGCTGCCCCCGCTCTACACCTACTACAGCAAGGAGATGCTGCACTTCAACAAGGACAGCGACGTGGTGGTGCGCAGCTTCATGGCCCACCTGCCCGACGGCCAGC GGGAGAAGTACGACGTGCGGGTGTACGAGCTGCCCAAGCTGCTGTTCGAGCTGTGCAACGCGTGCGCGCAGCAGGCCGGCCTGGACTTCGGCTTCCCGTCCATCGTCGCGGCCCAGGCCGAGCTGGAGCGGGACGTGTTCTCCCACTGCGTCGGCATCGCCTGCCCC TTCCACGAGGACGGGGACTACGCCTCGTTCTGCAGCCTTTCGTGGGCGCGGCGCTGGGCCTTCACGCTCGCCGACTTCTGCTGCAAGCACCTGGGCATCCACCCCGTGCCGGGACTGCACTGCCCCATCAAGGCCGCCCCCTTCCAGAGGATCGAGGCTCCCCAGCAG GAGCAGTTCCTGAACGGCAGACCACAGCGGGTGCCGGTGTCCGTGCCCACGCCTGCGGCACCGGTC GCGGAGGTGACGAAGAAGCGAGTCCCGGTCGCGGAGCCCCTGAAGGAGCTGCGCCAGCCGCAGGTCTCGT GTGTCGACGCGCTGGCCTCGCAGTTCTCCGACAAGCTCAGGACGTCGGGCAAGCCGGCCG